A genome region from Jeongeupia sp. HS-3 includes the following:
- a CDS encoding type IV pilin protein has protein sequence MSYPPKRGWEEDMTKSARGFTLIELMITVAIIGILAAIALPNYQEYVRKSRRSDATVSFARIQQAQEKWRANNSNYTNNFGTGGLNLASGATATSLTSESGYYTLAIGSNAASGYTVTATAQNAQSSDRANCKTLRLVVSNGNSSVYDSSSGTSQTCVSK, from the coding sequence ATGTCCTATCCCCCGAAGAGGGGATGGGAGGAAGACATGACAAAAAGTGCTCGGGGATTCACCCTGATCGAGCTGATGATCACTGTGGCGATTATCGGCATCCTGGCAGCCATTGCTTTGCCCAATTATCAGGAATACGTGCGCAAGAGCCGGCGTAGCGACGCGACCGTCAGCTTCGCCAGAATCCAGCAGGCACAAGAAAAATGGCGTGCCAACAACAGCAACTACACCAACAACTTCGGCACGGGTGGACTCAATCTTGCCAGTGGAGCCACTGCCACGTCGTTAACCAGCGAGAGCGGCTATTACACCCTTGCCATCGGCAGTAATGCGGCAAGCGGCTACACGGTAACAGCCACCGCACAAAACGCGCAGAGTTCGGATCGCGCCAACTGCAAGACCCTGCGCTTGGTGGTCAGTAATGGCAACAGCTCGGTTTACGATAGTAGCAGTGGCACCAGTCAGACTTGTGTAAGCAAGTAA
- a CDS encoding L-threonylcarbamoyladenylate synthase, whose protein sequence is MNDLDHAIALLRQGELVAIPTETVYGLAADAANPEAVAKIFALKGRPSDHPLIVHIAGTAQLDDWAIDIPADARRLAEAFWPGPLTLILKRQPHVSDSVTGGQGTVGLRAPAHPLAHALLQQFGGGLAAPSANRFGHVSPTTAQHVRDEFGAECPLVLDGGASPVGVESTIVSLVDETPKLLRPGGIAREAIEAVLGRTLEHHQSNKTAKIRASGLLDSHYAPRTPLVLGTLPALLDDATRRMAAGERVLILHRTPIDALPAGAHHQQLAADAAHFARELYALLRRHDHQHDVLLMEAPPQTPEWLAVNDRLKRAATARLE, encoded by the coding sequence ATGAATGATCTGGATCACGCCATCGCGCTATTACGCCAAGGCGAGCTGGTCGCCATTCCGACCGAAACCGTTTACGGCCTGGCCGCCGATGCAGCCAATCCGGAAGCGGTTGCCAAGATATTCGCCCTGAAGGGCCGCCCGAGCGATCACCCGCTGATCGTGCACATCGCCGGCACCGCACAGCTCGACGACTGGGCCATCGACATCCCCGCCGACGCACGCCGACTCGCCGAGGCTTTCTGGCCGGGGCCCCTCACGCTGATTCTCAAGCGCCAACCCCACGTTTCCGACTCTGTTACCGGCGGCCAGGGCACGGTCGGCCTGCGCGCGCCGGCGCACCCGCTCGCGCACGCCCTGCTGCAGCAATTCGGTGGCGGTCTGGCCGCCCCATCGGCCAACCGCTTCGGCCACGTCAGCCCGACCACCGCACAACACGTGCGCGACGAATTCGGCGCCGAATGCCCGCTGGTGCTCGACGGCGGCGCCAGCCCGGTCGGCGTTGAATCGACCATCGTCAGTCTGGTCGACGAGACCCCGAAGCTGCTGCGTCCCGGTGGTATCGCCCGCGAAGCCATCGAAGCAGTGCTCGGCCGCACGCTTGAACACCATCAGAGCAACAAAACCGCCAAAATTCGCGCGTCCGGCCTGCTGGATTCACACTACGCACCGCGCACGCCGCTGGTGCTCGGCACTTTGCCTGCATTGCTCGACGATGCCACTCGCCGCATGGCAGCCGGTGAACGCGTCCTAATCCTGCACCGAACCCCGATCGACGCCCTGCCCGCAGGCGCCCACCACCAGCAACTGGCCGCCGACGCAGCGCATTTTGCCCGCGAGCTCTACGCACTTTTACGCCGCCACGACCACCAGCACGACGTGCTGCTGATGGAGGCTCCACCACAGACACCCGAGTGGCTTGCCGTCAACGATCGGCTCAAGCGCGCCGCCACTGCCCGCCTCGAGTAG
- a CDS encoding prepilin-type N-terminal cleavage/methylation domain-containing protein, which yields MQRGITLMEILIALAIGVLLLSAAASIGLSSLAGNKDALINANTQQELQTVSMAITRELRRSGYANTEAVAPTFRQIWFFGGSGQNDHNCVVFRYDRLPESTTLAPPGNGTLTAAEVRGVRLNGNRIEILTTGNLGAPANCAAAGTWEPLTSTNLTVTADTGLDLDYRIVRLQSDGLPLANDVTITLSAQSSNGNASTLAQTVLLRNRPQVMAPTP from the coding sequence ATGCAGCGTGGCATCACGCTAATGGAAATACTGATTGCGCTCGCCATCGGCGTATTGCTGCTCAGTGCAGCGGCATCGATCGGACTGAGCAGCCTCGCCGGCAACAAGGATGCGTTAATCAATGCCAACACCCAGCAGGAATTGCAGACCGTATCGATGGCCATTACGCGCGAACTGCGTCGGTCCGGCTATGCCAATACCGAAGCGGTGGCCCCCACTTTTCGCCAGATATGGTTTTTTGGCGGAAGCGGCCAGAACGATCATAACTGCGTCGTCTTTCGCTATGACCGCCTGCCGGAAAGCACGACGCTCGCCCCTCCTGGAAACGGCACGCTGACCGCTGCCGAGGTACGCGGCGTACGCCTGAATGGCAATCGCATTGAAATTCTGACGACCGGGAACCTTGGTGCCCCCGCCAATTGCGCGGCAGCCGGCACCTGGGAGCCGCTGACCAGCACCAACCTGACGGTCACGGCCGATACCGGACTCGACCTTGATTACCGCATTGTGCGACTGCAGTCTGACGGCCTCCCGCTAGCCAACGATGTAACCATCACGCTCAGCGCGCAATCGTCCAACGGCAACGCCTCGACCCTTGCCCAGACCGTCTTGCTGCGCAACCGTCCACAGGTCATGGCCCCAACGCCGTAA
- a CDS encoding dihydroneopterin aldolase: MDTIYLQGVRAKTLIGWYDWERVAPQDVELDLDIGLPSARASVSDDLIDTIDYDLVVKTLRSELENQHFLLLEALAEFIAQLLLDRFSAPWVRISVTKPGILQDVARVGVTIERGQRN; the protein is encoded by the coding sequence ATGGACACCATCTATTTGCAAGGCGTTCGCGCCAAAACCCTGATCGGCTGGTACGACTGGGAACGAGTTGCCCCGCAAGACGTCGAGCTTGATCTCGATATCGGCCTGCCATCAGCGCGGGCCAGCGTATCCGACGATCTGATCGATACCATCGACTATGATCTCGTTGTGAAAACACTGCGCAGCGAACTCGAGAATCAGCATTTTCTGCTACTCGAAGCCCTGGCCGAGTTTATTGCGCAGCTGTTGCTGGATCGCTTCAGTGCACCCTGGGTGCGGATCTCGGTGACCAAGCCGGGCATCCTGCAGGACGTTGCCCGGGTTGGCGTAACGATCGAACGCGGCCAGCGCAACTGA
- a CDS encoding septation protein A, whose product MRRLPLHNAAFCSHGMPMKFLFDLFPIVLFFGTYSITNDLFIATAVAIVTTGAQVVFSWLRWRKVEPTLWLSFGLIAVLGGATLLLHDKTFIFWKPTALYWVFAVVLLGAKWLRGQNLMQKLMGQQLEMPASVWSKVNLAWAMFFVVMGALNLFVAFQFSEDIWVKFKLFGTLGLTLLFVLGQGVVLSRYLDNASPQGKE is encoded by the coding sequence TTGCGGCGGCTGCCGCTGCATAATGCCGCATTCTGCAGCCATGGCATGCCAATGAAGTTTCTCTTCGATCTCTTCCCGATCGTGCTGTTCTTCGGCACCTATTCGATTACGAATGATCTCTTTATCGCTACGGCGGTTGCGATCGTGACGACGGGTGCGCAGGTCGTCTTTTCCTGGCTGCGCTGGCGCAAGGTCGAACCAACCCTGTGGTTGAGCTTCGGCCTGATCGCTGTGCTCGGTGGCGCAACGTTGCTCCTGCACGACAAAACCTTCATCTTCTGGAAGCCGACCGCGCTGTACTGGGTGTTTGCCGTGGTGCTGCTTGGCGCCAAATGGCTGCGCGGGCAGAACCTGATGCAAAAGCTCATGGGGCAGCAGCTGGAAATGCCTGCGTCCGTCTGGAGCAAGGTCAATCTGGCGTGGGCGATGTTCTTTGTTGTCATGGGGGCGCTTAATCTGTTTGTGGCTTTCCAGTTCAGCGAAGATATCTGGGTCAAGTTCAAGCTCTTTGGCACTTTGGGTCTGACGCTGCTGTTTGTGCTGGGGCAGGGGGTGGTGTTGAGTCGCTATCTGGACAATGCCTCGCCGCAAGGCAAGGAATAA
- a CDS encoding prepilin-type N-terminal cleavage/methylation domain-containing protein produces the protein MKTLKGFSLIEILVSVVILAVTALALSRFNAVQQQNAMAAHERLEATRLAERMMEGVLNYARTRSDPDSAGMDFSGITLVRNSATAFDNTSIAGQTSTYNVAVRFDSAPDWVDDAATSDDTLAFKTQVNVTWADSVGASQVVTISQDIYTPKQEKLAPPLPATCPAETSTFPVTAYSYYTIGSGTTAKLYYCKSATGCTGTPAAQAAQWTLVRGTCS, from the coding sequence ATGAAAACGCTCAAAGGCTTCAGCCTGATCGAAATATTGGTAAGCGTAGTCATCCTAGCCGTCACGGCGCTCGCATTGTCACGCTTCAACGCTGTGCAACAGCAAAATGCAATGGCGGCACATGAACGGCTGGAAGCGACGCGCCTTGCCGAACGGATGATGGAAGGCGTACTCAACTACGCGCGAACCCGCTCCGACCCCGACAGCGCCGGCATGGACTTTTCCGGCATTACACTCGTTCGCAATAGTGCAACGGCGTTTGACAACACCAGCATTGCCGGCCAGACCAGCACCTATAACGTAGCGGTGCGGTTTGACAGTGCGCCGGACTGGGTTGACGATGCGGCCACAAGCGACGATACCTTGGCATTCAAGACCCAAGTAAATGTCACTTGGGCCGATAGTGTCGGTGCGAGCCAAGTCGTCACCATCAGCCAGGACATCTATACACCCAAGCAAGAAAAACTGGCCCCCCCCCTGCCTGCCACCTGTCCGGCAGAAACCAGCACCTTCCCCGTTACCGCATATTCCTATTACACGATAGGAAGCGGAACTACGGCCAAGCTGTACTACTGCAAGTCGGCGACAGGCTGCACAGGTACGCCCGCGGCGCAAGCCGCGCAATGGACCTTGGTACGCGGTACTTGTTCGTGA
- a CDS encoding YciI family protein: MALYAIMATDKADSLADRLSARPAHLARLDALKNEGRLVLAGPFPAIDAVDPGPAGFSGSLIVAEFESLESAQNWADADPYRVAGVYVSVVVKPFKHVLP; encoded by the coding sequence ATGGCACTTTACGCAATCATGGCGACCGACAAGGCCGATAGCCTTGCCGATCGGCTTTCCGCTCGCCCGGCCCATCTGGCGCGCTTGGACGCATTGAAGAACGAAGGGCGTCTGGTGCTGGCCGGGCCGTTTCCGGCGATCGACGCAGTCGATCCGGGGCCGGCAGGCTTCTCTGGCAGCCTGATCGTGGCCGAATTCGAATCGCTCGAATCGGCGCAAAACTGGGCCGATGCCGACCCGTATCGCGTCGCTGGCGTGTATGTCTCGGTCGTCGTCAAGCCTTTCAAGCACGTGTTACCCTGA
- a CDS encoding Crp/Fnr family transcriptional regulator: MEHSLKTFLTQLPIFEQFSDSDLDIVFNAAVKRQLPKGTFLFREGDPGEAMYVLVEGRTRSFTSDNQGKEFVFTIGEPGDVFGEISMLDEEPRSWSTQTEEDSTFLMFTKQDFRTAIDTYPQLKDKLILNLARMIRELSTTMKNLALLDVYGRVRALFETMIVEIDGVTMISEPLTQQAIADRVGSSREMIARILKELVFGGYVRLENKRIIILQKLPERF, encoded by the coding sequence ATGGAACACTCGCTGAAAACCTTCCTGACTCAGCTGCCGATCTTCGAACAATTTTCGGACAGCGATCTCGATATCGTCTTCAACGCCGCAGTTAAAAGGCAGCTTCCCAAGGGCACCTTCCTGTTCCGCGAAGGCGATCCGGGCGAAGCGATGTATGTACTGGTTGAAGGGCGCACCCGCTCGTTCACCAGCGACAATCAAGGCAAAGAGTTCGTCTTTACCATCGGCGAACCGGGCGACGTATTCGGTGAGATTTCCATGCTCGACGAAGAACCGCGCTCTTGGTCGACCCAGACCGAGGAAGACTCGACCTTCCTGATGTTCACCAAGCAGGACTTCCGCACCGCGATCGATACCTACCCGCAGTTGAAGGACAAGCTGATCCTCAACCTTGCGCGCATGATTCGCGAATTGTCGACGACAATGAAAAACCTCGCCCTGCTCGACGTTTACGGTCGGGTTCGTGCGCTGTTTGAAACCATGATTGTCGAAATTGACGGCGTGACGATGATTTCCGAGCCGCTGACCCAGCAAGCCATCGCCGACCGCGTTGGCTCGTCGCGGGAAATGATTGCCCGCATCCTGAAAGAACTGGTTTTCGGCGGCTATGTCCGACTGGAAAACAAGCGCATCATCATCCTGCAAAAGCTGCCTGAGCGTTTCTAA
- a CDS encoding asparaginase domain-containing protein: MSILVIYAGGTIGMQPGNDGLAPVAGALTARLRQLAPDAELLEYQPLLDSSAMGPLHWNRIAGDIVARSDRYAGFVVLHGTDTLAWTASALALLLRGLGKPVILTGAMRPWFEQGSDAPGNVAAALALADRASAFVEVGVVMAGQVWRGCRVRKLDCDHDDAFGAPNEASLGVFVDGSWQLDTARLRKPACAMAEMAFIPLDVSARVLHVQLAPGFTAAWLAEALRYAEPDALLLQSFGSGNLPDQAALLEVLAALAARIPVVNLSICPRGSARPGLYAASHLSGAVLLDGAGMTPEAALAKLYAVTARSQDLATRQVAFLADWAGEHGEGDSPGGAVVV, translated from the coding sequence ATGTCTATCTTGGTTATTTACGCGGGCGGAACCATCGGTATGCAGCCCGGAAATGACGGCCTGGCGCCGGTTGCCGGGGCGCTCACCGCGCGTTTGCGGCAACTGGCACCCGATGCGGAATTACTCGAATATCAGCCGCTGCTTGATTCCAGTGCGATGGGCCCGCTGCACTGGAACCGGATTGCCGGCGATATTGTTGCGCGCAGTGATCGGTATGCAGGCTTTGTGGTACTGCACGGCACCGATACGCTGGCGTGGACCGCCTCGGCGTTGGCTTTGTTGCTGCGCGGGCTGGGGAAGCCGGTCATTTTGACCGGCGCAATGCGGCCATGGTTCGAGCAGGGAAGCGACGCGCCGGGGAATGTCGCCGCCGCGCTGGCGCTGGCTGATCGGGCAAGCGCATTTGTTGAGGTGGGCGTGGTCATGGCCGGGCAGGTGTGGCGCGGCTGCCGGGTACGCAAGCTCGATTGCGATCACGACGATGCCTTTGGCGCACCCAACGAGGCATCGCTTGGCGTGTTTGTCGATGGCAGTTGGCAGTTGGATACGGCGCGTCTACGCAAGCCTGCGTGTGCGATGGCGGAAATGGCGTTCATCCCGCTGGATGTCTCCGCGCGCGTTCTGCATGTGCAACTGGCACCGGGTTTTACCGCTGCATGGCTGGCCGAGGCATTGCGGTACGCGGAGCCGGATGCACTGTTGCTGCAGAGTTTTGGTAGCGGCAATCTGCCCGACCAAGCTGCGCTACTTGAAGTGCTCGCCGCACTGGCGGCGCGAATTCCGGTGGTCAATCTCAGTATCTGCCCGCGCGGCAGTGCCCGGCCCGGGCTGTATGCTGCCAGTCATCTATCCGGCGCTGTACTGCTCGACGGTGCGGGGATGACGCCGGAGGCGGCCCTGGCCAAGCTCTATGCCGTGACTGCTCGTTCGCAGGATCTGGCGACGCGGCAAGTGGCGTTTCTGGCCGACTGGGCCGGCGAGCATGGTGAAGGCGATTCCCCGGGCGGAGCGGTTGTGGTATAG
- the smpB gene encoding SsrA-binding protein SmpB, producing MTIVDNRKAFHDYFIEERYEAGLVLEGWEVKSIRAGRVQLKESYVSYIKGDFWLLGAHISPLSTASTHVLPDPTRIRKLLLKASEIEKLSIKVERAGYTVAALNMHYTRGRIKLEIGLAKGKQQHDKRQTEKEREWLREKQRILRDRG from the coding sequence ATGACCATTGTCGATAACCGCAAGGCGTTTCACGATTACTTCATTGAAGAGCGCTATGAAGCCGGGCTCGTGCTCGAAGGCTGGGAGGTCAAATCGATCCGGGCTGGTCGCGTTCAGCTGAAAGAATCCTACGTCAGCTATATCAAGGGCGACTTCTGGCTGCTGGGCGCGCATATATCGCCGCTCTCGACCGCCTCGACCCATGTGCTCCCCGACCCCACCCGCATTCGCAAACTGCTGCTCAAGGCCAGCGAAATCGAAAAGCTGTCGATCAAGGTCGAGCGCGCCGGCTATACCGTCGCCGCGCTGAACATGCACTACACCCGTGGTCGCATCAAGCTGGAGATCGGTCTGGCCAAGGGCAAGCAGCAGCACGACAAGCGCCAGACCGAGAAAGAGCGCGAATGGCTGCGCGAGAAACAACGCATTTTGCGTGATCGCGGCTAA
- the plsY gene encoding glycerol-3-phosphate 1-O-acyltransferase PlsY, with amino-acid sequence MSSLMLALAAYLIGSLSFAVIVSRLMGLDDPRSYGSGNPGATNVLRSGNKKAAALTLAGDAFKGWLAVWLAQGVASRFGLGDTAIALAAVAVALGHMWPVFFRFQGGKGVATAAGILLALDWRVGLVVALAWLVVAKGFKISSLAALLAALIAPVLTWLWLPQPVYWYAVSLIAVLLIARHHENIRGLLSGKESRIGSKRE; translated from the coding sequence ATGTCCTCGCTAATGCTTGCCCTTGCTGCCTATCTGATCGGTTCCCTGTCGTTCGCCGTGATCGTTTCCCGCCTGATGGGGCTGGACGATCCGCGCAGCTATGGTTCGGGCAATCCGGGCGCGACCAATGTGCTGCGCAGTGGTAATAAAAAGGCCGCAGCGCTGACGCTGGCCGGTGATGCCTTCAAGGGCTGGTTGGCGGTCTGGCTGGCGCAAGGAGTGGCGTCGCGCTTCGGCCTTGGCGATACGGCGATTGCGCTGGCGGCGGTGGCCGTGGCGCTGGGGCATATGTGGCCGGTGTTCTTCCGCTTTCAGGGCGGCAAGGGTGTGGCGACGGCGGCGGGTATTTTGCTGGCGCTGGATTGGCGCGTTGGCCTTGTGGTGGCGCTGGCGTGGCTCGTTGTCGCCAAGGGCTTCAAGATTTCGTCGCTGGCGGCACTGCTCGCCGCGCTGATTGCCCCGGTGCTGACGTGGTTGTGGCTGCCACAGCCGGTGTACTGGTATGCGGTGAGCTTGATCGCCGTGTTGCTGATTGCGCGGCATCACGAGAACATCCGCGGCTTGTTGTCGGGCAAGGAAAGCCGCATCGGCAGCAAGCGCGAATAG
- a CDS encoding GspH/FimT family pseudopilin produces the protein MSAFADTRTRGFTLIELLITIAIIAILVAIAVPNFSGWLQRERLRGTAAEVQGWIKYARSEATRRNAPVYLQATTGSNWSLIASTQSAACTVLDPCDLKSFNAARNPQLDLAAVSSNFSGTQISPIDGLLTYSGGTSNTESLTVGSGNYQLQIRVSRTGMTSVCVASDKPAIGGYAACS, from the coding sequence ATGAGCGCCTTCGCCGATACCCGCACTCGCGGGTTTACCCTCATCGAATTGCTGATCACGATTGCAATCATTGCCATTCTGGTGGCCATTGCGGTGCCCAATTTTTCCGGTTGGCTACAGCGGGAGCGCTTGCGTGGGACTGCCGCCGAAGTGCAAGGCTGGATCAAATACGCGCGTTCCGAGGCGACCCGCCGCAATGCGCCGGTTTATCTGCAAGCCACCACCGGCAGCAACTGGAGCTTGATTGCCAGCACACAAAGTGCGGCCTGTACCGTGCTTGATCCCTGCGACTTGAAAAGCTTTAACGCTGCACGCAACCCGCAGCTTGATCTTGCTGCAGTTTCAAGCAATTTCTCCGGCACTCAAATCAGCCCTATTGATGGCCTACTGACCTATTCGGGCGGAACCAGCAATACCGAGTCACTTACTGTCGGCAGTGGCAACTACCAACTGCAGATCAGGGTCAGCCGTACCGGAATGACCTCCGTATGTGTTGCATCGGACAAACCGGCAATCGGGGGCTATGCAGCATGCAGCTGA
- a CDS encoding Tim44 domain-containing protein, protein MTTRPMRQHLMLGLLTISLFASPLAEAKRLGGGRSSGLQRQSAPQRPAPAPQQQAVPAQTPAQQPARSGVGTALAGAAAGAVGGYMLGKAMNGNNASGASESQGDGIPWGWILLLGGLTIGGVMYMRRRAQRTSPVGYGHVPAAAGGANWQSQPKSQTDRVFRMGDGMNGATAPAQAITRLPDGTESAAFLRQARASFLHMQALNSPEQLEELRNYLTPQMFTSLQAEIGGNQDLAEFSELQVELLDAGEDNGQLVASARFYGKVSESLGAPAVPFAEVWHFVKLKPNDPRWVLAGIQQAN, encoded by the coding sequence ATGACAACACGGCCGATGCGCCAGCACCTGATGCTGGGCTTGCTTACGATTTCACTTTTCGCCAGCCCGCTTGCCGAAGCAAAACGGCTCGGCGGCGGCCGCTCCAGCGGCCTACAGCGCCAAAGCGCCCCGCAGCGCCCGGCGCCAGCGCCACAACAGCAAGCCGTACCGGCACAAACACCAGCTCAGCAACCGGCACGCAGTGGTGTCGGCACCGCGCTGGCCGGCGCAGCTGCCGGTGCAGTCGGCGGCTATATGCTGGGCAAGGCCATGAACGGCAACAACGCCTCGGGCGCATCCGAATCCCAAGGCGACGGCATTCCTTGGGGCTGGATTCTGCTACTTGGCGGGCTCACCATCGGCGGTGTGATGTACATGCGCCGTCGCGCCCAGCGGACGTCCCCGGTCGGCTACGGCCATGTGCCGGCAGCAGCAGGTGGCGCAAACTGGCAAAGCCAGCCGAAATCACAAACGGATCGCGTTTTCCGCATGGGCGACGGCATGAACGGCGCCACCGCGCCGGCGCAAGCAATCACCCGCCTGCCGGACGGCACCGAAAGCGCCGCATTTCTGCGCCAAGCCCGCGCCAGCTTCCTGCATATGCAGGCATTGAACAGCCCCGAGCAACTTGAAGAACTGCGCAATTACCTGACGCCGCAAATGTTCACCTCCTTGCAGGCAGAAATCGGCGGCAATCAGGATCTCGCCGAGTTCTCGGAACTGCAGGTGGAACTACTGGACGCCGGCGAAGACAATGGCCAGCTCGTTGCCAGCGCCCGTTTTTACGGCAAGGTCAGCGAATCGCTGGGTGCCCCAGCCGTACCGTTCGCCGAAGTCTGGCACTTCGTCAAACTGAAGCCGAACGATCCGCGCTGGGTACTGGCCGGTATTCAACAAGCCAACTGA